The following proteins come from a genomic window of bacterium:
- the hemH gene encoding ferrochelatase, whose protein sequence is MTENGPNVVLLLNMGGPDSEAAVAPFLTNLFLDPEILPLPLPGPLRSFVARRIAAGRAPKVIPRYRLLGGKSPQGELTARQATALEAALNAGGGGRWRVLVAMRYWHPFIEEAVEEAAALRPARLVALSLYPHYSRAVGGSSIGELHRALRLRPVGCRVSVVDQFFRHPLFLQAHAARIAAALAQFAGGGRDAFVLFSAHNLPEKLIRRGDPYLDQVRATVEGLLPAIGARPWELAFQSRSGPVKWLAPEVAETLRELAAAGRRQVLMVPLSFVSDQIETLYEIDLLYAQEAQRAGVEFRRTPAFNDAPDFIALLEALVRQAAGR, encoded by the coding sequence GTCGTCCTGCTGCTGAACATGGGCGGACCGGACTCCGAAGCCGCGGTCGCGCCGTTCCTCACCAACCTGTTCCTCGACCCCGAGATCCTCCCCCTGCCGCTGCCCGGCCCCCTGCGCAGCTTCGTGGCGCGGCGCATCGCGGCCGGGCGCGCGCCGAAGGTGATCCCCCGCTACCGCCTGCTCGGCGGGAAGTCGCCGCAGGGCGAGTTGACGGCGCGGCAAGCCACCGCCCTCGAGGCAGCCCTCAACGCCGGGGGCGGCGGGCGCTGGCGCGTGCTCGTCGCGATGCGCTACTGGCACCCCTTCATCGAGGAGGCGGTCGAGGAGGCGGCGGCGCTGCGCCCCGCGCGGCTCGTCGCGCTCTCGCTCTACCCGCACTACTCGCGCGCCGTGGGCGGCAGCAGCATCGGCGAGCTGCACCGGGCTCTGCGGCTGCGCCCGGTCGGCTGCCGCGTCTCCGTGGTCGACCAGTTCTTCCGCCATCCGCTCTTCCTCCAGGCGCACGCCGCGCGGATCGCGGCCGCGCTCGCGCAGTTCGCCGGCGGGGGCCGCGACGCGTTCGTGCTGTTCTCGGCGCACAATCTCCCGGAAAAGCTCATCCGGCGGGGCGACCCCTACCTCGACCAGGTCCGGGCGACCGTCGAGGGGCTGCTGCCGGCGATCGGCGCGCGCCCCTGGGAGCTGGCCTTCCAGAGCCGCTCCGGGCCCGTGAAGTGGCTGGCGCCGGAGGTCGCCGAGACGCTGCGGGAGCTCGCCGCCGCGGGGCGCCGGCAGGTGCTCATGGTGCCGCTCTCCTTCGTCTCGGACCAGATCGAGACGCTCTACGAGATCGACCTGCTCTACGCGCAGGAGGCGCAGCGCGCGGGCGTCGAGTTCCGGCGCACGCCGGCCTTCAACGACGCGCCGGACTTCATCGCGCTGCTGGAAGCGCTCGTGCGCCAGGCCGCAGGCCGCTGA